One window of Oryza brachyantha chromosome 12, ObraRS2, whole genome shotgun sequence genomic DNA carries:
- the LOC102719636 gene encoding LOW QUALITY PROTEIN: ankyrin repeat and protein kinase domain-containing protein 1-like (The sequence of the model RefSeq protein was modified relative to this genomic sequence to represent the inferred CDS: inserted 1 base in 1 codon; deleted 1 base in 1 codon), giving the protein MAPPLPSDPMALKRRLLQAAADGHLGSFKRIARRLDDGKGCLKEAVEAVRERGAGTLHLAAGRGRSSVCAYLVEELQVDVHHADNSGYTPLAYAVRGGAIDCVKYLLDHGANTDKRDKDGFAPLHFAALKGESEIAKVLISKGADVDAISNHGMPLHLAAFFKQDGVVKILLDHHADWNKLHRPVYTPLIMAINAGSLKCVKLLIKAGADVKGIGTVTPLIIAANNGLTDFYECLLKAGADPNVQDDFGHLPIEIAAYNNRREDVEILLPVTDPIPHVRNWSVDGVISYVQSLPSVEDDPLYKLKPADMKLEGKKAYERKDYFTALKLYSMAVNLCPDDPTLFSNRXLCWMKMGKGTQALMDAQASRMMRPDWPKACYLEGAAQMLLKDYEKACDAFFDGLKMDPGSVEIADTLREAFKCLKISHATKVLASQEKEK; this is encoded by the exons ATGGCGCCGCCTCTCCCCAGCG ATCCCATGGCGCTGAAGCGGCGGCTCCtccaggcggcggccgacggccACCTCGGTTCCTTCAAGA GGATTGCGAGAAGGCTGGACGACGGGAAGGGCTGTCTCAAGGAGGCCGTGGAGGCCGTGAGGGAACGTGGTGCCGGGACGctgcacctcgccgccggccgcgggaGGTCGTCCGTGTGCGCGTACCTCGTCGAGGAGCTCCAGGTAGACGTCCACCACGCAGATAATTCAG GCTATACACCTCTGGCGTATGCAGTCCGTGGTGGGGCCATCGATTGTGTGAAGTATCTTCTTGATCATGGTGCCAATACAGATAAGCGTGACAAAGATGGGTTTGCACCTCTCCATTTTGCAGCTTTAAAAG GGGAGAGTGAAATAGCAAAAGTCTTAATTTCAAAAGGTGCTGATGTTGATGCAATTTCTAATCATGGGATGCCACTGCATCTTGCTGCTTTCTTCAAGCAGGATGGTGTTGTGAAGATTTTGTTGGATCATCATGCAGAT TGGAACAAGCTACATAGGCCTGTGTATACACCACTTATCATGGCTATCAACGCTGGCTCGCTGAAATGTGTGAAGCTTCTGATTAAG GCTGGCGCTGATGTGAAGGGTATTGGAACAGTAACCCCCTTAATAATTGCTGCAAACAATGGTCTAACAGACTTCTATGAATGCTTACTGAAGGCTGGTGCAGATCCTAATGTTCAAGATGAt TTTGGTCACCTTCCAATAGAAATTGCTGCATATAACAATAGGCGGGAAGATGTTGAGATCCTGCTTCCTGTAACTGATCCTATTCCGCATGTGCGTAACTGGAGTGTTGATGGGGTAATTAGTTATGTGCAATCATTGCCATCAGTGGAG GATGACCCTCTGTACAAATTGAAGCCAGCTGATATGAAGTTAGAGGGAAAGAAGGCCTACGAGAGAAAAGATTATTTTACTGCACTTAAACTCTACTCTATG GCAGTAAATTTGTGCCCAGATGACCCAACCCTGTTCTCAAATA GCCTTTGCTGGATGAAGATGGGTAAAGGTACCCAAGCTTTGATGGATGCTCAAGCTAGCAGGATGATGCGCCCTGACTGGCCAAAGGCTTGCTACCTGGAAGGTGCTGCTCAAATGTTACTGAAG GACTATGAAAAGGCGTGTGATGCA TTTTTTGATGGTCTAAAAATGGATCCAGGGAGTGTTGAGATTGCGGACACATTAAG GGAGGCTTTCAAATGCTTGAAGATTTCTCATGCAACCAAAGTTCTGGCATCTCAGGAAAAGGAGAAGTAG